One Mus pahari chromosome 10, PAHARI_EIJ_v1.1, whole genome shotgun sequence genomic window, CCTGTTGACAGCATCTTCTCCTAGAAGGCTCTTTTTGGCAGGGGAGGCTCCAGGTCAATTCCCTTCTGAATTCTCCAGAGAGGACAACACACTCAGAGGTCTCAGGTCCAGCCAAGGGCAGCCCAAGAAACTGTCACCACCTTCCGACCCTTTATGTTCAGTTGCATTCAGTTgtgagggaagaaaagggggCTGTGGAGCTGGTCACGGCTTCCCCCAGCTCTCTGGAACCTGTGCATCTGGTTGAGTCTCAGGTGAGAAGCCACTTTCAAAGGAAAATCCCGTGCTGTCTcctagagttttactgctgtgaagagacaccataaccaaggcaactcttataaggacaacatttaactggggctatttgtacagattcagaggttcagtctggtATCATCAAAGTCAGAGCATGGCAgcgccaggcaggcatggtgcaggaggagctgagagttctacatcttcatctgaaggctgctagcagaatactgacttctaggcagctaggatgagggtcttaaagcccacacccacagggacacacctactccaacaaggttacacccactccaacaaggccacacctccaaatagtgcctctccttggaccaagcatattcaaactggGACACCTGCCTGTAGCTCCTCCAGCAAACATGGAGCTGCGCACTAGAAGGCAGCTTTACAAGAGAGGGAGCGACTCTCTCCTGCTTAGCAAGGAGCAGAGGGGATTGCGGTTCCTGGTTAGAGTGACCATGAAGTGAGGTAGACCATGTGTGGCACAGAGTGCGTGCGCGTGTGTATTCCTGACTGGTACAGGGAAGCACCTTACATGTCAAGGACCTAGCAAAGGTCTACGGATTTCTGTCTCTGGTGCCACAGGGTGATTGGGGTCTTTTGTTCAAAATGCATTGCATTACAGTTCTGCCTTTTAATCTGGTGTCAGCTGTCATCTCCAAGGCCCCAAAAgcatttcccttctcttcccccaccccctgcccgaGTTCTCTCGGCTCAGGTCCCAATCAGCCTTAAGGTCTGCTTAAGTTGAACAGTTCGCTCCTTGAGGACTGAGGCAGTTTCGGGAGGCAGAATTCCCAAGTCCTGGAGGGCTTCCAGTAGCTGTTCCCTGGCGACACCAATGAAGGAATTCTCCAGAAAAGCAGGCAGGCCTCCCACACCATCCCGCAAGGTGTACAGGGGCACCCGCACCAGGCCCAAGACCtttgaagggaaggagagagaggacaagACACAGTTCTCGCTACAACAAGCTAGTTCTAGAGCAGATATCCCGGCTGAACAAGTCCTAAGACTTGATACTTCAATGGGGCCCAATGGGCCTAACCCCGGACAGGCAAGGGCCCCCAAAGAATCCTGGGTCCACCTCCATGTTAACCTTTCCAACAGCACTTTCTGGCTCCTGCAGCCCGAATGCAGGCACAGCCCTAGCTGCCAGCGGGTCTACACTAGCCTAGCTGTGTAGGCCTCATGGGGGGAAGTCCAGAAAACTGTGAATTCACAGGccttcctcctactcctccctTAACATGGGTCGTCCGAGGGAAGTCTAAGAGTTGGTTGCTCACTAGAAGTTGCCAGTGTGAATCCAGGAGCCACTTTTTTACACCTTCCCCAACCCCATGAGTTTAGTACTTGCCAGAATTGGAGAATCCCTTCCATGCCTCCTTAAGTCAGGAGCCCAAAGGCAAGGCACTACTATGCTATTATGGTGTCATGCCTGACCATCACCACACTTGGCTGAGTGTGTTCTAGAGAAATCTCTGCAGAGGCCAgtcaagtgtatgtgtgtgtgtgtgtgtgtgtgtgtgtgtgtgtgtgtgtgtgtgtattatccaGCATGGATGCTTTTGACTAGTACTAGACACTGGGATGGGCACAAGGTCTGATGACCAGGAACTTCTAAAGGGGCTTTCTTTGGAAAAGGACCACAGAGAAGGGAGGCAGGTAGTGGTAAGaggtcccaggctggcctcacctcTAGCCCATGGTCCTTGGCTTGTGGTGCCCCAGCCTCCACCGCCTGGAGCTGCTCTAGTGTTAGGCATTTGACATAGAAATGGACCACCACTTTTGATTTGGACTCGGCGAGGGAGCTTCGGTAGTCGGTGGATATGATGCTGAAAGTGGACACTCCCTCGCCCAGTTTCTTCAACAGTTCCTTATTCAGCCCTTCCTCCAGGCTGGGGCTACGATCGTCCACAAAACCACCAGGGAAGCCCAGTCGCCCATCAAAACGCATGGAcatctgaggaaggaaggaatgaggattagctaggagaaagaaagataatcCCAGAAGGGCTAGGATGGCTAGTAGCCATTCCTCACCAGCACAGCATAGCTCAGCAAGATGCGGCCACCAAAGAGCACCCCTGGATTGGGTGCATACAGCATCGCCTGACAAAGATGCCGCCAGCTGGGCCCTAGGGCCAGGGCATCCTCCAATCCTATCTTAGTGGGCGTGGCCATGGGCTCTTTACTTTGGTCCGCTCACGAAATTTGCAGGAGATTATCATTTCAGACCACCCATGCCTTCAGGGTCCATGGGCAGAACAGAGACATCAGTGCAGGCTTTGCTAATGGAACAGCATCCTGTCAGCCTGGGGCCTTGTGGCCAGGCAGTGGAGAAGGCTGGAAAGTTGAAAGCTTCCTCAGGATTGGGCATCTCGTACCAGGGCGTGGCTAAAGGTGTGGCTAGTGTCCTAAGTCATAGTTAGGAGGCCTGCGAAGCTATGAGTCTCAGGTTTTCAACCTTGGATAAGATCAGATTACCAAAGAGTCCTGAAAGAGGAAGGAATAGAGTATCAAGAGAGCCACTGCTCCAGGCTTGGTCTGGATAGAACCAGAAAACGTGCGTTGGAATTGGATGTAGGAAAAGTGAGTAGGAATgtaaatttttggttttatttttcccattaattaatttattcattttaaattccgaatgctgccctcctcctcctcctcctcctctccccacatggcccctcctccatcctcttccccttcacctctgagaagtaGGAGGTCCCcctctgggtaccaacccaccctgatgcctcaagtcactgtaggactaggtAACATCTCCCACTGAGGTAGCACGGTTAGGGGAACgcgatccacaggcaggcaacagagtcagggcaAGTCCCCGCTCCAGTTGTCAGGGAACCCATATGAAgcccaagctgcacatctgctacatatgtgtgggttttttttttgggggggggaggggtaggtccagcccttgtatactctttgcttggtggctcagtcccTAAGATTCCCTAAGGGTCCACgttagttgaatctgttggtTTTCTTCTGGAGTCCCTATGACCCCAGGTTTTCTCAAtacttccccaactcttccacaagacttctcgagctccatctaatgtttggctgtggctctctgcatctgtgtccatcggctgctgggtggagcctctcagaagacagttatgctagacgcctgtctgcaagcataacagattaTCGTTAATAAtgccagggattggtgcttgcctgtgggatggatctcaagttgggccaggaACCTCAGTCTCTGTaacatctttgtctctgcacttcttgtaggcaagACAGACGTTGGGTCAAAGAtgttgtgggtgggttggtgtccttatccctccactgggaggcCTGCCtcgctacaggaggtggccacttcaggatccatatcccccattgctaggagtctcagctagggtcactctCACCCTCATAGACTTCCTGGAGCCTCTCCCACCCCAGGTCACTAAAGCTTACTACCCCTACCCCTTCTACCACGACACCAATTTTCATTCACTCTCCTGGCCCCCTCTACATCTGATCATCATGTCCCTTCTACCCCCCATTCCCTCTCCTACgcggttccctccctccctccctccacctcagatggcaattttatttccccttctaagtgagattcaagcagcctcccctgctccccccaTTAGTgtgcttctttgggtctgtggattgtagtgagggcatcctgtactttatggctaatatccacttatcagaatGCTTATCACTTATCGTAGtagcttgagtttttgatcttagccattctgattggtgtgaggtggaatctcaaggtcattttggtttacatttccctgatgacgaAGGATGTTGagaatttatttatgtacttcttggctattagagattcctctgttaagaattctctgtttagggggctggtgagatggctcagtgggtaagagcacccgactgttcttccaaaggtctNNNNNNNNNNNNNNNNNNNNNNNNNNNNNNNNNNNNNNNNNNNNNNNNNNNNNNNNNNNNNNNNNNNNNNNNNNNNNNNNNNNNNNNNNNNNNNNNNNNNNNNNNNNNNNNNNNNNNNNNNNNNNNNNNNNNNNNNNNNNNNNNNNNNNNNNNNNNNNNNNNNNNNNNNNNNNNNNNNNNNNNNNNNNNNNNNNNNNNNNNNNNNNNNNNNNNNNNNNNNNNNNNNNNNNNNNNNNNNNNNNNNNNNNNNNNNNNNNNNNNNNNNNNNNNNNNNNNNNNNNNNNNNNNNNNNNNNNNNNNNNNNNctctgtgtagccctggctgtcctggaactcactctgtagaccaggctggcctcgaactcagaaatccgcctgcctctgcctcccgagtgctgggatcaaaggcgtgcgccaccacgcccggctttcatACCTATTTTCAATTGGGCCATTTGGTTTGCTGGtacctaacttcttgagttctttatatatttaggataccagccctctgtcagatgtgaggtgagtgaagatcttttcctagtCTGTAGggtgctgttttgtcctattaatggtgtcctttcccttacagaagcttttcagtttcatgaagtcccatttatcaatggTGATCTTAATGCCTGAGCCGTtggttcaggaaattgtctcctgagCCAAGGTGTTCAaggctgttccccactttctcttctatccgatttagtgtatctggttttatgttgaagtctttgatccacttggacttgagttatgtgcagggtaataaataagggtctatttgcattcttctacatgcagacatccagttagaccaacactctttgttgaagatgctttctttttaacattGTATGGCTTGGCTTCTTTGTACAAAATCAAGTGCtgtcaattccattgatcaacctgtctgtttctataccaatgccacacaatttttattactattcctCTGTGATACAGCTTGTGATCAGGGACGGTGATAAcacccccagaggttcttttattgtacaggatcgTTTTGGCtattctgattttttatttttcatatgaagttgagaattgttctctcGGCATCtggaaagaattgtgttggaattttgatgggaattgcattgaatctgtaggctatttttggtaagatgtccatttttacttTGTTACTCCTACTGATCCATGCACATTTTTCCATCTTTGGatatcttcaatttatttcttcaggaacttgaagttcttgtcgcACATGTCTTTCattgcttggttaaagttacaCTGAGGTATATTATATGTTTTgttaagggtgttgtttccctaatttcttgtTCAGCcaatttattgtttgtataaaggagggctattgatttttttaaattttgtattcagcctctttgctgaatgtgtttatcagctgtagaagttctttggtgtgatttttgtggtcacttatatatgctaCTATATTATCTGTGAATAGCCAATTTGTATTCCTTCGATAACCTTCAGTTGTCTCATTTCtttggctagaacttcaagtgctatatgGAAGAGATAGGTAGACAGTGGACAGCCTTGTTttgtcactgattttagtggaattgctttaagtttctctccacttaatttgatgttatttattggcttgctgtatattgcctttattgtgtttaagtATGTGCTTTGTATCCCTGaactctccaagacttttaacatgaaggggtggtggattttgtcaaaggctttttcagcatttaatgtgatgatcatgtggattttttctttcagtttgtttacatagtggattatgatgctggatttttgtatattgaaccacccccGTATCCCTGGAATAAAGCCTATTTGAccatggtggatgatgtctttggtgtgtttttggatttggtttgtgagtattttactgagtatttttacatgaatatttataaaggaaattggtctgaaattctctttgttgggactttgtgtggtttaggtattagggtGAATGTGGCCTCATAGCATGAGTTTGACaatgtttcttcagtttctattttgtggaatagtttgaggagcatTGGCATTAGCtattctttgaatgtctggtagaattctgtgctaaaatcaTTTTGCCCTGAGCTtttatttggttgggagacttttaatgactgcttttttCCTTCgaggactgtttagattgttgacttgatcttgatttaacttgggTAGATGAAATCTATCAAGAAAATCTTCAGTTTCacttagattttccaattttgtggagtactgactttttcccccaatttttattaggtatttattttatttacattttaaatgctatccccaaagtcccctataccctcccccacaactcaactacccacccactcccccttcttggccctggcgttcccctgtactggggcatatgaagtctgcaagacctaggagcctctcttcccaatgatggctgactaggccatcttctgctacatatgcagctagagacacgagctctgggggtgctggttagttcatattgttgttccacctataggtttgcagaccccttcagctccttgggtactttctctagctcctccattgggggccctggaGTATAGACTTTGGAAGTaaaacctaatgattctttgaatttcctcagtgtttactgtaatgtctccttttcatttctgactttgttactTTGGATACTTCCTCTCTTCGTTTTAGTAAGTTTATCAATTTTAgttagctaagggtttatcaatcttgatgaagtctcccactgttaatgtgtggggtttgatTATGATTTAAGCTttggtaatgtttcttttacaaatgtgggtgcccttgtatttgaggcatagatgtccAGAATAGGAACATGCTCTTGGTGGATATTTCTTTGATGCATATGAAGTGTGCTTTCCTATCCCCTTttataagttttgttttaaagtctattttattaaatattagaatggctactccagcttgtttcttggtcaaccaaacagacccaagatttggggagggggggttgtttGTGTCATATACTTTTtgaattctgtattttctttgacagatgtATCAACTTTTTCTATTGTCTCTTCTACACTTGAGAtgctctcttccatctcttgtattctgttggtgatgtgtgtcctgtagttcctgttctctttcctaggtttacCACATCCAGGCTTGCATCAGTTTGTATTTtccttattgcttctattttcattttcagtttttggacagttttactcatttccttcacctgtttggttatttttttctgtatttctttaatggatttattaatttcttctttaaaggcctctattatctttatgagattggatttaaggccattttcttgtgcttcctcTCTGTGGGAATATCCAGAGCGTGCTGTAGCAGGAGAGCTCGGCTATATCGTGGTGCCACATTTCACTGGtccttgttttgttcttattgctGTCTTTTAGCTATTTGTTGTCCCTGGTGTTGGATGGATGATCCTGATGCCTGGTGGACTtcttgggaaggaaggaagagtcatGAACCAGAAAATGGAGGTCAGGGAGCAGTGCACAGATCAACTATGCTGGGCATGCCCCAGGCAGACTTGACTGGCAAGGGATTGGTGGGAGAGGGTTTCAAGCAGGTTGTTCCTGCCCTCGACCCCATGCAGGCCTCCACAGGGAAGCAGGGTACCCTTGGGGGTCCCAGAAGGCTCCTTAGAATGGCAGGGCAAGCCCAAAGCCAGGCAATGGATATAACCTTTATATTAAAGAGATTCAGAG contains:
- the LOC110328480 gene encoding U8 snoRNA-decapping enzyme-like, producing the protein MATPTKIGLEDALALGPSWRHLCQAMLYAPNPGVLFGGRILLSYAVLMSMRFDGRLGFPGGFVDDRSPSLEEGLNKELLKKLGEGVSTFSIISTDYRSSLAESKSKVVVHFYVKCLTLEQLQAVEAGAPQAKDHGLEVLGLVRVPLYTLRDGVGGLPAFLENSFIGVAREQLLEALQDLGILPPETASVLKERTVQLKQTLRLIGT